Proteins from a genomic interval of Candidatus Binatia bacterium:
- a CDS encoding SigB/SigF/SigG family RNA polymerase sigma factor, translating to MERLREQLIVAHLSLVRFLAVRFANRGEPLDDLIQVGIVGLLKAIDRFEPERGVEFTTYATPTVVGEIKRYFRDKGWAVKVPRRLQELNLAVTRAGDALAVALGRSPTIAELAEHLEAREDEILEAQELGQAYNLISLDAELPGESEKSAQRLADTVGVADEGLALLEDRANLERAFHALTGRERVIIYLRFYESVSQTEIAKRLRVSQMHVSRLQAKALEKLRSALVE from the coding sequence ATCGAGCGCCTTCGCGAGCAGCTGATCGTCGCGCATCTCAGTCTCGTCCGCTTTCTCGCCGTGCGATTCGCCAATCGCGGCGAGCCGCTCGACGATCTCATCCAGGTCGGCATCGTCGGCTTGCTCAAAGCGATCGATCGCTTCGAACCCGAACGCGGCGTCGAGTTTACGACCTACGCGACGCCGACGGTCGTCGGCGAGATCAAGCGGTACTTTCGCGACAAGGGCTGGGCCGTTAAGGTTCCGCGCCGGCTCCAGGAGCTCAATCTCGCCGTCACCCGCGCGGGCGACGCGCTCGCGGTCGCGCTCGGCCGCAGTCCGACGATCGCCGAACTCGCCGAGCATCTGGAGGCGCGCGAAGACGAGATCCTCGAGGCGCAGGAGCTCGGGCAGGCGTACAATCTGATCTCGCTCGACGCCGAGCTGCCGGGAGAGAGCGAGAAGAGCGCGCAGCGTCTCGCCGACACCGTCGGCGTCGCCGACGAAGGTCTGGCGCTTCTCGAGGATCGCGCCAACTTGGAGCGCGCCTTTCACGCGCTTACCGGCCGCGAGCGCGTGATCATCTATCTGCGCTTCTACGAATCGGTCTCGCAGACGGAGATCGCCAAGCGCCTGCGCGTCTCGCAGATGCACGTCTCCCGCCTGCAGGCGAAGGCGCTCGAAAAGCTCCGCTCCGCGCTCGTCGAGTGA
- the alaS gene encoding alanine--tRNA ligase, whose protein sequence is MKSQELRQAWIDFFVGKQHKLLPPATLVPHEMSTTLFTIAGMEQFVPVFLGEQPPPAPRAVTVQRCLRVAGAKSDIESVGRTGRHGTFLEMLGNFSFGDYYKREAIEWAWEFVTKVLRLDPDRLYVTVHVGDEEAERLWIDGIGLDRSRVTRFEEDNFWTMGATGPCGPCTEIFYDTGAEHASGPDDTGPNRGNRYVEIWNVVFQQFNRSADGKLSELPRKAIDTGAGLERMLAVCNGVASMYQTDLFTDLVAAQPPIGRTSLSKQEQSARQNIVADHMRAATFLINDGVYPSNTDRGFVLRFLIRRAIRNGKLLGYPDGFLAELVPAVVRSLEPGYPELRESEARIVSALRREERGFERTLERGMAMLDRLIDEAVAHHGHTISGEDAFTLHDTYGFPVELTREIAAERGALVDSLGFDRLMDEQRERARRDAASKRDVVAVTDLPAMRSEFTGYDEGLETEGRVVAILKNGNAVESLGPEEEGTLVLDRTSFYAERGGQIGDRGTIAAAGGTFDVRDAQYMGDAIAHHGVLHGDRIAVGETVRTSVAPQWRREIRRHHTSAHLLQRALKDVLGDEVNQAGSWVGIDRMRFDFRWPGGALTPEQKRAVAHRVNEMIRDDAHLVTRVLPLEEAKKTGAIWMAGENYGEKIRVVQAGPSIEFCGGTHSHSTGELGMFVILSEFSIGSGIRRIESCVSDAAEEHVGRQSDLIATLSSSLATSPDELRERVERMQRDVKDLQTSIGQLRARLAATEAQSYVERVERNGDRAFVGAVVHEANGEALRHLGNAIRSRLQSGVVALAGIDNGSVSLLVSASDDLVKAGVHAGNLVKLAAPLVGGKGGGQAAQAQGGGSDAGGAEAAVRAIRDAVLA, encoded by the coding sequence GTGAAGAGCCAGGAGTTACGCCAGGCGTGGATCGACTTCTTCGTCGGCAAGCAGCACAAGCTGCTTCCGCCGGCGACGCTCGTTCCGCACGAGATGTCCACGACGCTCTTCACGATCGCCGGCATGGAGCAGTTCGTACCGGTCTTTCTCGGCGAGCAGCCGCCGCCCGCACCGCGCGCCGTCACGGTGCAGCGCTGCCTGCGCGTCGCCGGCGCGAAGAGCGACATCGAGTCGGTCGGCCGCACCGGCCGTCACGGCACGTTCCTCGAGATGCTCGGCAACTTCAGCTTCGGCGATTACTACAAACGCGAGGCAATCGAGTGGGCGTGGGAGTTCGTGACGAAGGTCCTGCGGCTCGATCCCGATCGCCTCTACGTCACGGTGCACGTCGGCGACGAAGAGGCGGAGCGGCTCTGGATCGACGGCATCGGGCTCGACCGTTCGCGCGTCACTCGGTTCGAGGAAGATAACTTCTGGACGATGGGCGCGACGGGTCCGTGCGGTCCGTGCACGGAGATCTTCTACGATACCGGTGCGGAGCACGCGAGCGGACCGGACGACACGGGGCCGAATCGCGGAAACCGCTACGTCGAGATCTGGAACGTCGTCTTTCAACAGTTTAACCGTTCCGCCGACGGCAAGCTCTCGGAACTGCCGCGAAAAGCGATCGACACCGGCGCGGGTCTCGAGCGGATGCTCGCGGTCTGCAACGGCGTCGCCTCTATGTATCAGACCGACCTTTTCACCGACCTCGTCGCCGCGCAGCCGCCGATCGGACGGACGTCGCTCTCGAAGCAAGAGCAGTCCGCGCGCCAGAACATCGTCGCCGATCACATGCGCGCCGCAACGTTCTTGATCAACGACGGCGTCTATCCGTCGAATACCGATCGCGGCTTCGTTCTGCGCTTCTTGATTCGCCGCGCGATCCGCAACGGGAAACTCCTGGGCTATCCCGACGGGTTTCTCGCGGAACTCGTACCGGCCGTCGTGCGCTCGCTCGAGCCCGGCTATCCGGAGTTGCGCGAGAGCGAGGCGCGCATCGTCTCGGCGTTGCGCCGAGAGGAGCGGGGGTTCGAACGGACGCTGGAGCGCGGCATGGCGATGCTCGACCGGCTGATCGACGAGGCGGTCGCGCACCACGGACACACGATCTCGGGCGAAGACGCGTTTACGCTGCACGACACGTACGGCTTTCCGGTCGAGTTGACGCGCGAGATCGCCGCGGAGCGCGGCGCGCTGGTAGATTCGCTCGGATTCGACCGGCTGATGGACGAGCAGCGCGAGCGCGCGCGCCGCGACGCGGCATCGAAACGCGACGTCGTCGCCGTCACCGACCTGCCGGCGATGCGCAGCGAGTTCACCGGCTACGACGAAGGCCTCGAGACCGAGGGACGAGTCGTCGCGATTCTCAAAAACGGCAACGCGGTGGAGTCGCTGGGCCCCGAGGAAGAGGGCACGCTCGTGCTCGACCGCACCTCGTTCTACGCCGAACGCGGCGGACAGATCGGCGACCGCGGCACGATCGCCGCCGCCGGAGGAACGTTCGACGTGCGCGACGCGCAGTACATGGGCGACGCGATCGCCCATCACGGCGTGCTGCACGGCGATCGGATCGCCGTGGGAGAGACGGTCCGTACGAGCGTTGCGCCGCAGTGGCGCCGCGAGATCAGGCGCCACCACACGTCGGCGCATCTCTTGCAGCGGGCGCTCAAAGACGTCCTCGGCGACGAGGTCAATCAAGCCGGATCGTGGGTCGGCATCGATCGCATGCGCTTCGACTTCCGCTGGCCGGGCGGCGCGCTGACGCCCGAGCAGAAGCGAGCCGTCGCGCATCGCGTCAACGAGATGATTCGCGACGACGCGCATCTCGTCACGCGCGTCTTGCCGCTCGAAGAGGCGAAGAAGACCGGCGCGATCTGGATGGCGGGCGAGAATTACGGGGAGAAGATCCGCGTCGTACAGGCCGGCCCGTCGATCGAGTTCTGCGGGGGAACGCACTCGCACTCGACCGGCGAGCTCGGCATGTTCGTGATCCTCTCGGAGTTTTCGATCGGCAGCGGCATCCGGCGCATCGAATCGTGCGTCTCGGACGCGGCCGAAGAGCACGTCGGGCGGCAGAGCGATCTCATCGCGACCCTTTCGTCGTCGCTCGCGACCTCGCCCGACGAGTTGCGCGAACGCGTCGAGCGGATGCAGCGCGACGTAAAGGATCTGCAGACGTCGATCGGGCAACTGCGCGCGCGGCTCGCCGCTACCGAGGCGCAATCGTACGTCGAGCGGGTCGAACGCAACGGCGATCGCGCGTTCGTCGGGGCGGTCGTGCACGAAGCGAACGGCGAGGCGCTGCGCCATCTCGGCAACGCGATTCGCAGCCGCTTGCAGAGCGGCGTCGTCGCGCTCGCCGGCATCGATAACGGCTCCGTCAGCCTCTTGGTGAGCGCGAGCGACGATCTCGTGAAGGCCGGCGTGCACGCCGGAAATCTGGTGAAGCTTGCCGCGCCGCTCGTCGGCGGCAAGGGCGGCGGTCAGGCCGCGCAGGCGCAGGGCGGCGGCAGCGATGCCGGCGGCGCGGAGGCCGCGGTGCGCGCGATTCGCGACGCGGTGCTGGCGTGA
- a CDS encoding DUF255 domain-containing protein has product MSEFRFSPRPNRAAEIAWLAWGPDAFARAAAEEKPILLSISAVWCHWCHVMDETTYSDSEVIETINRRYVPVRVDNDRRPDVNARYNMGGWPTTAFLAPDGTTLTGATYLPPQQLRRALDEIADFYAERKGEIAERAAELRASAAAHRPSPDAALSAAPIEGLLEELERNYDVEFGGFGGAPKFPQPEVHEFLLTQWRLTGKPRLYEIVARTMNAMARGGMYDRVEGGFFRYSTTRDWSVPHFEKMAEDHAGLVRVLAGLALFAPTQEFHATLTSTLGYVTRVLRDPQTGFFAGSQDADEEYYALPLEERRKLAAPYVDRTSYTNWTAALAGAQCWAARALDDDALLAAATQTLDGIDRLLIGEDGLLYHVYFPDGTRDVRGLFADHVAYARALLDAHEIGGERRFLLRARAIADAAIGAFAAPSGAFYDRLPEDAFGRLAVTDTPIVENGAFADVLLRLAALTGDSGYRVRAESVLRFYGSAALAAGSFAATYARALSRALAPELSLRIVGDPASTDAFREAAARLPSPFVAIRTLDSDAAAQLGMPAQEAAYLCITGTCGPPVSSAGELRAAYEDLPALGAAQR; this is encoded by the coding sequence ATGAGTGAGTTCCGCTTTTCGCCGCGTCCGAATCGCGCCGCCGAGATCGCATGGTTGGCGTGGGGCCCCGACGCATTCGCGCGCGCCGCCGCCGAGGAGAAGCCGATCCTCCTCTCGATCTCGGCCGTCTGGTGTCACTGGTGTCACGTGATGGACGAGACGACGTACTCGGATTCCGAAGTTATCGAGACGATCAACCGGCGTTACGTGCCGGTCCGCGTCGACAACGATCGCCGTCCCGACGTCAACGCGCGTTACAACATGGGCGGCTGGCCGACGACCGCCTTCCTCGCGCCGGACGGAACGACGCTGACCGGCGCGACGTACCTTCCACCCCAACAGCTGCGGCGCGCGCTGGACGAGATCGCCGACTTCTACGCGGAGCGCAAGGGAGAGATCGCCGAGCGTGCGGCCGAATTGCGCGCGAGCGCCGCGGCGCACCGGCCGTCCCCGGACGCAGCCCTGAGCGCGGCGCCGATCGAGGGGCTGCTCGAGGAGCTCGAACGAAATTACGACGTCGAGTTCGGCGGCTTCGGCGGCGCGCCGAAGTTTCCGCAGCCCGAGGTGCACGAGTTCTTGCTGACGCAGTGGCGGCTGACCGGCAAACCACGCCTCTATGAGATCGTCGCACGCACGATGAACGCAATGGCTCGCGGAGGCATGTACGATCGCGTCGAGGGTGGTTTCTTCCGCTACTCGACGACGCGCGACTGGAGCGTCCCGCACTTCGAGAAGATGGCCGAGGATCACGCCGGCCTCGTGCGCGTGCTCGCCGGCCTGGCGCTCTTCGCCCCGACGCAAGAGTTCCACGCCACGCTGACCTCCACGCTCGGGTACGTGACGCGCGTTCTGCGCGATCCGCAGACCGGATTCTTTGCCGGCAGCCAAGACGCCGACGAGGAGTATTACGCGCTGCCGCTCGAGGAGCGGCGCAAGCTCGCCGCGCCGTACGTCGATCGGACCTCGTACACGAACTGGACGGCCGCGCTCGCCGGCGCGCAGTGCTGGGCCGCGCGCGCGCTCGACGACGACGCGCTCCTCGCGGCGGCGACGCAGACGCTCGACGGCATCGATCGTCTCTTGATCGGCGAGGACGGTCTGCTCTACCACGTCTACTTCCCGGACGGCACGCGCGACGTGCGCGGCCTCTTCGCGGATCACGTCGCGTACGCGCGCGCGTTGCTCGACGCACACGAGATCGGCGGCGAACGTCGCTTTCTCTTGCGCGCCCGTGCGATAGCCGATGCCGCAATCGGCGCCTTCGCAGCGCCCTCGGGCGCGTTCTACGACCGGCTCCCGGAGGACGCGTTCGGACGCCTCGCCGTGACCGATACGCCGATCGTCGAGAACGGAGCGTTCGCGGACGTCTTGCTGCGCCTCGCGGCGCTTACCGGCGACAGCGGTTACCGCGTTCGCGCCGAGAGCGTCCTGCGCTTCTACGGATCGGCTGCGCTCGCGGCCGGATCGTTCGCGGCGACGTACGCTCGGGCGCTTAGCCGCGCGCTCGCGCCGGAGCTTAGCCTACGCATCGTCGGCGATCCCGCATCGACCGACGCGTTTCGCGAAGCTGCGGCGCGGCTTCCATCGCCGTTCGTCGCGATCCGCACGCTCGACTCGGACGCGGCGGCGCAACTCGGGATGCCGGCGCAAGAGGCGGCGTACCTCTGCATCACCGGCACGTGCGGACCGCCGGTCTCGAGCGCCGGCGAGCTGCGCGCGGCCTACGAAGATCTGCCGGCGCTCGGCGCGGCGCAACGTTAG
- the ligD gene encoding non-homologous end-joining DNA ligase: MAARTSSTRPGSLSTYRKKRDFDQTPEPSGRKAKAPASRRRLRFVVQMHRATRLHYDFRLEADGVLASWAVPKGPTLVPGDRRLAMHVEDHPLDYRDFEGNIPEHQYGAGSVIVWDRGTYSLAEGDDPADEIAHGKIKFVLHGKKLRGEFTLVKIKPREDEHGDPWLLIKDHDEYADPRYDPAKHPESVKSGKTLGEIAADPRAKTWQSKPASRHAGAARHRAKARRDPLPHPKSLMLATLVEEPFDDPNWLFEIKWDGYRALCTVERDRLTLVSRNGLDMLRRFPDLEALAGAFASLPVVVDGEIVSLDSKGRSDFQRLQDAQKRPAGLTYAAFDVLYADGEDLRSTPLEQRKALLERLIRDDTLVLYSKHVVGRGKALFERAKEQHLEGIIGKRRDSTYQERRSRDWLKIKTGYEQEFVVGGWTEPKGSRKGFGALLLGVYEKGKLRYVGAVGTGFDAKLLRDLHERLRKIERKTQPFVNEVVANAPVHWAKPELVVEVRFAQWTNDGYLRQPAYLGLRPDKPAAAVVAERPVKK; this comes from the coding sequence ATGGCGGCTCGAACGAGTTCGACGCGGCCGGGCTCGCTCTCGACGTACCGCAAGAAGCGCGACTTCGACCAAACGCCGGAGCCGAGCGGCCGCAAGGCAAAAGCGCCCGCTTCGCGGCGGCGTCTGCGCTTCGTCGTGCAGATGCACCGCGCGACGCGTTTGCATTACGATTTCCGGCTCGAGGCGGACGGCGTCTTGGCGTCGTGGGCCGTTCCGAAAGGGCCGACGCTCGTTCCGGGCGACCGGCGTCTCGCGATGCACGTCGAGGACCACCCGCTCGACTACCGCGACTTCGAGGGAAACATCCCCGAGCACCAGTACGGCGCCGGCAGCGTGATCGTCTGGGATCGCGGAACGTACTCGCTCGCCGAGGGCGACGATCCCGCCGACGAGATCGCGCACGGAAAGATCAAGTTCGTGCTCCACGGCAAGAAGCTGCGCGGCGAGTTCACGCTCGTGAAGATCAAGCCGCGCGAAGACGAGCACGGCGATCCGTGGCTGCTGATCAAAGACCACGACGAGTACGCCGATCCGCGCTACGATCCGGCGAAGCATCCGGAGTCGGTGAAGAGCGGAAAGACGCTCGGGGAGATCGCAGCCGATCCGCGTGCGAAGACGTGGCAATCGAAACCCGCGTCGCGCCACGCCGGCGCGGCGCGTCATCGCGCGAAAGCGCGGCGCGACCCGCTGCCGCATCCGAAGTCGCTCATGCTTGCGACGCTCGTCGAGGAGCCGTTCGACGATCCGAACTGGCTCTTCGAGATCAAATGGGACGGCTATCGCGCGCTCTGCACCGTCGAGCGCGACCGGCTGACGCTCGTCTCGCGCAACGGTCTCGACATGCTGCGCCGCTTTCCCGATCTCGAGGCGCTCGCCGGTGCGTTCGCGAGCCTGCCGGTCGTCGTGGACGGCGAGATCGTCAGCCTCGATTCGAAGGGACGCTCGGATTTTCAGCGCCTCCAGGACGCACAGAAGCGGCCCGCCGGCCTAACCTACGCTGCGTTCGACGTGCTCTACGCCGACGGCGAGGATCTTCGCTCGACGCCGCTCGAGCAGAGAAAGGCGCTGCTCGAGCGCCTAATACGCGACGATACCCTCGTGCTCTACTCAAAGCACGTCGTCGGGCGCGGCAAGGCGCTCTTCGAACGCGCGAAGGAGCAGCATCTCGAGGGGATCATCGGTAAGCGCCGCGACTCGACGTATCAAGAACGGCGCAGCCGCGATTGGCTGAAGATCAAGACCGGCTACGAGCAAGAGTTCGTCGTCGGCGGTTGGACCGAGCCGAAAGGGAGCCGGAAAGGCTTCGGCGCGTTGCTGCTCGGCGTCTACGAAAAAGGCAAGTTGCGCTACGTCGGCGCGGTCGGCACGGGGTTCGACGCGAAACTGCTGCGCGATCTGCACGAGCGGCTGCGCAAGATCGAGCGAAAGACGCAGCCCTTCGTCAACGAGGTGGTCGCGAACGCGCCCGTCCACTGGGCCAAGCCGGAGCTCGTCGTCGAAGTGCGCTTCGCGCAGTGGACGAACGACGGCTATTTGCGTCAGCCGGCGTATCTCGGTTTGCGTCCCGACAAGCCCGCGGCGGCCGTCGTGGCGGAGCGGCCGGTGAAGAAGTGA
- the ligD gene encoding non-homologous end-joining DNA ligase, with amino-acid sequence MTAAQRVSARVGSRTLSLSNLEKVLWPRDGYTKGDLIEYYEGVAPAALAHLRGRPLTLQRYPNGIDGEAFFEKQMPRGMPDWIDRVTVPTPGGSRSHVTFVLCNDAPSLVYLANLAAIVLHVWTSRVPALDEPDLIVFDLDPGERCTLQTLARVALTIREMLEEIGLKPLVKTTGGYGVHVVVPLVSGYSYDTAKIFAEIVARRAAADLGKLATLQRTVAKRPQDAVYIDYVQVGQGKTIVTPYSVRARDGAPVSTPLHWSEVEAFARKRAATPPADEFAKYAITTTPKRLASEGDLWAGARWKRQRLERAIAKAQRLWSDSS; translated from the coding sequence GTGACGGCCGCGCAGCGCGTCTCCGCGCGCGTCGGCTCGCGCACGCTCTCGCTCTCGAATCTCGAAAAGGTTCTCTGGCCGCGCGACGGCTACACGAAGGGCGATCTCATCGAGTACTACGAGGGCGTTGCGCCGGCCGCGCTCGCGCACCTCAGGGGCCGGCCGCTGACGCTGCAGCGCTATCCCAACGGGATCGACGGCGAAGCCTTCTTCGAAAAGCAGATGCCGCGCGGCATGCCCGATTGGATCGACCGCGTCACCGTGCCAACGCCGGGCGGATCGCGCAGCCACGTTACGTTCGTCCTCTGCAACGACGCGCCGAGCCTCGTCTATCTCGCGAACCTCGCCGCGATCGTCTTGCACGTCTGGACCTCGCGCGTCCCCGCGCTCGACGAACCCGATCTCATCGTCTTCGACCTCGATCCGGGAGAGCGGTGCACCCTCCAGACCCTGGCGCGCGTCGCGCTGACGATCCGCGAGATGCTCGAGGAGATCGGGCTCAAACCATTGGTGAAGACGACCGGCGGCTACGGCGTGCACGTCGTCGTGCCGCTCGTCTCCGGCTACTCGTACGACACGGCGAAGATCTTCGCGGAGATCGTCGCGCGCCGGGCGGCTGCCGATCTCGGGAAGCTCGCGACGCTGCAGCGGACCGTCGCAAAGCGGCCGCAGGACGCGGTTTATATTGATTACGTGCAGGTCGGTCAGGGCAAGACGATCGTGACGCCGTACTCGGTCCGCGCGAGAGACGGCGCGCCGGTTTCGACGCCGCTGCATTGGAGCGAGGTAGAGGCGTTTGCGCGCAAGCGCGCGGCCACGCCGCCCGCCGACGAGTTCGCAAAGTACGCGATAACGACGACGCCCAAGCGCCTCGCGAGCGAGGGCGATCTCTGGGCAGGCGCGCGCTGGAAGCGGCAGCGGCTCGAACGAGCCATCGCAAAGGCGCAGCGGTTGTGGTCGGACTCGTCCTGA
- a CDS encoding Ku protein, with amino-acid sequence MAHAIWSGSINFGLVTIPVKLFTAVKTDELSFNLLHAKDEGRIKYERVCSVDGKTVPWDEIVKGYEFEKGEYVVLTDDDFAKVNPEATQSVDILEFVELDKINPMFFDKPYYLEPTKQGRHAYSLLREALTETNRVAIARVVIRTKEYIAAVKPIDGALVLELMHWASEIVPSATLEIPESEKLPDKEMKMARMLIDTMSVEEFEPEKFANKYHDQLMTMIEARAEGKELPKVKKAPARAKVVNLMDVLAQSLEESKKRRASSNGKTAAAPKRRKKTAA; translated from the coding sequence ATGGCGCACGCAATATGGTCCGGTTCGATCAACTTCGGTCTCGTCACGATCCCGGTGAAGTTATTCACGGCGGTGAAGACCGACGAGCTCTCCTTCAACCTGCTTCACGCTAAAGACGAAGGACGCATCAAGTACGAGCGCGTCTGCTCCGTCGACGGCAAGACCGTGCCCTGGGATGAGATCGTCAAGGGCTACGAGTTCGAGAAGGGCGAGTACGTCGTGCTGACCGACGACGACTTCGCGAAAGTGAATCCCGAAGCGACGCAGTCGGTGGATATCCTCGAGTTCGTCGAGCTCGACAAGATCAATCCGATGTTCTTCGACAAGCCGTACTATTTGGAGCCGACGAAGCAGGGGCGTCACGCCTACTCGCTGCTGCGCGAAGCGCTGACCGAGACCAACCGCGTTGCGATCGCGCGCGTCGTCATCCGCACGAAGGAGTACATCGCGGCGGTTAAGCCGATCGACGGCGCGCTCGTGCTCGAGCTGATGCACTGGGCGAGCGAGATCGTTCCCTCGGCCACGCTCGAGATTCCGGAGAGCGAGAAGCTTCCCGATAAAGAGATGAAGATGGCGCGCATGCTGATCGATACGATGAGCGTCGAAGAGTTCGAGCCCGAGAAGTTTGCGAACAAGTATCACGACCAGTTGATGACGATGATCGAGGCGCGCGCCGAGGGCAAGGAACTGCCGAAGGTCAAGAAGGCGCCGGCTCGAGCGAAGGTCGTCAACCTGATGGACGTGTTGGCGCAGAGCCTCGAAGAGAGCAAGAAGCGGCGCGCCTCGAGCAACGGCAAGACGGCGGCCGCGCCGAAGCGCCGCAAGAAAACCGCCGCGTAG
- a CDS encoding GNAT family N-acetyltransferase, producing MARPPTIETPRLVLREWRDSDVEAWVRMNADPRVTEFLGRTYSRERSEATARDIRAALDRYGYGWWAVEIRGGASFAGVIALQPVPFEAAFTPANEIGWRFSAEHWGCGYATEGARAALEFGFDELGWNEIVAFTAASNVRSQRVMERLGMTRDPADDFDHPRIEAAHPLRRHVLYRVGKPG from the coding sequence GTGGCGCGTCCGCCGACGATCGAAACGCCGCGGCTGGTCCTGCGCGAATGGCGAGACTCCGACGTCGAGGCGTGGGTGCGGATGAACGCCGATCCGCGCGTCACCGAGTTCCTCGGCCGCACGTACTCGCGCGAACGCTCGGAGGCGACGGCGCGCGACATACGCGCCGCGCTCGACCGTTACGGCTACGGCTGGTGGGCGGTGGAAATTCGGGGCGGCGCTTCGTTCGCGGGCGTCATCGCATTGCAGCCGGTTCCGTTCGAGGCCGCGTTCACGCCCGCCAACGAGATCGGCTGGCGCTTTTCGGCCGAGCACTGGGGTTGCGGCTATGCAACCGAAGGCGCGCGCGCGGCGCTCGAGTTCGGCTTCGACGAACTGGGCTGGAACGAGATCGTCGCATTCACCGCCGCTTCCAACGTTCGCTCGCAACGCGTGATGGAGCGTCTCGGCATGACGCGCGATCCGGCCGACGATTTCGATCACCCGAGAATCGAAGCGGCGCATCCGCTGCGCCGCCACGTGCTCTATCGCGTCGGGAAGCCGGGTTAG